GTTTGCGACGCCGATACACCCGGCTGAGAGTGTTGCTGCAATGCAGATAAGGGTAAGCACTGCGGTGAGCCGGAGAGCTTTACCCGAAAACCCCATGATATTCATGGTTGTCTTGTTGGTGACAATGTGATATTTGGGTTTCGTATCAGATCATGATGTTTTGTTATCTCTATTTACTGCTGTATTTTTTGGTTTTTTGGGGTATTTCTCTTAGCGGTCTTTCTTTTTGCCGTTTGTATTACTCCGTTTCGCTGAGTATTTCTGAAACCCTCTCCCGCATTTCCGTGCCGACAACTTGATCGAGTGTTCGGCGACCTGCGCGGATCAGTGTTGCATACGCGCGTGCAAAAGCCTCATTGACCATGATCACGCCTCCGGGGTTTCTGGCGTGATTGCCTCGTAAACTGCGATCAGGGTTTCCGCCTGCATGATTTCCACTTCCTCACGGGTTGCGAGGAGTTTCTGATATTCCGGGTACGTGAGACGGGATTCATCGTAGGCATAATACTTCATCCCTGCTGGTGTTTCTTCGCCTGCCGGTGGCGTAACTTCCTGAATATTCGAAGGGATACGGACATAGGACTTGCCAAACGTGATCGTTGGCGGGGTTGCTGATGTGGTAAATAC
The window above is part of the Methanocorpusculum vombati genome. Proteins encoded here:
- a CDS encoding CD1375 family protein, coding for MVNEAFARAYATLIRAGRRTLDQVVGTEMRERVSEILSETE